TAGTTTGGGGAAGTTGAAGTTCCTACATTCGGATTTTCTAGGGTCCCCTCGTTTCTGAGCACCCCCCCGGCACTAATGGTTAAAGTTGAGCTGACGTCCAGAATCCCTTTATTGTCCAGTACCCCGCCGCTGAGGATTGTTAACTTAGAGTTAAGGCTGACCAGGGCCTCCGGATTGAGCGTAACTGTACCGGTAACAGCTATCGGGTAATTGGGAGAAGGTATCCAGTTGGTGCCGTCGAAGGCCTCCCAGATGGCCGGGTCTTCCCAGTTGCCGATTGATGAGGTTCTGTAATCGTTGTAAATGGAAGCAGGTGTATAGTTCTCTGCTTTTACGTCTTGAATAACGTTGCTGTAGACCTTGTTCTGCGGAGTGAAATTGTATCCTGCAAGTGCAGGCGTAACTGTACCGGACCAGCCGTAAGGCACACTTATGCTGTAGTTTCCGGCAGCATCGGTGGTAACAGTCTTCAATGTCCCGTCCATGTAACTTAAGACAACGCCTGCCATTCCGGCATTACCGGTGATCTTGGGAAGCGTAATTGTGCTTCCAAGGGCGAATATTGTTCCGGTTGCATCAGAATTGCCGTAGTTAGCCATTAAAGTAGCCGATGAAATAATTGTACCTGTTACGGGCGAAGTACCGATTCCCCCGATATCGACCCAGTTTGCATTAATATCGTTTTTTGCTATTCTGAGCTGTCCGTAGTTATTTCCTACACCATCATCTGTATCGTAACTTAACTTGATCTGGGCATTTGAAGTAATGTTTGTCCCTGTTTTTAATATTCTGACGTATCTGGTCTGGTATATCTGCCCTATAGTGGCGGGCATTGTATAGATCGGGGGCGCTCCCACGATCAATTCTGCCGTAAAGGTAGTAAGTGCTGTGGACTTGTGGGCAACTGTAAATTCCACGGGCCTTCCCTGGCCTGCTTTGCCGACAGGGAATTTAAGCACGCGCATTGCAGTTGAGTTCACCTGAGCCGCAACGGGTCCGTCAACATAGGCTGTCAGGCTACCGCCTGTTATGCTGTAGTTTGGAAGAACCGTAAGCAGGTTAGTTGAAGAAGTAACCAAGACTCCGTTCAGCCACAGGTTCCTTACTGTTTTGGGAGCAGTTAAGGTAACCGTGGTGCCGCTTTGTATATTGATTTTGGCAGCGGTCAGTGAAGTTTGGCTTGCTGGAAAGTCGGTGGAACTTTCCCAGACCCCGTTATTGTATTTCTGCCATGTAGCGGGATCTTCCCAGACCCCGGTGGCAGCCGACTGGTAATCCCCGTTTGCGGGGGCAGGAGTTTGTGCCAGATCATCAGACACAAAGACCATAACCAGAAGTATAAGCATTGTTAAGGCGTATTTTGCCATTATCCCCTCGTATTGTTAATGGATGTTGATTTGTGTTTTATAGAAACCTTCAGCTGCCATTATCCGGCAGGTGAATGCTGATAGCTCTTAGTATTTCGCTGAATGTAAAGGGTTTCAGTATGCAGCCCGCAGCTCCTTTGGGAATGCCGGTCTTCAGTTCCCGGAAATCAACATCCGCAGTGAGAAATATCAGAGGGATGAATGAAGTACAGGGATCAGTTTTTAATTTTTCCAGCAATTCCATTCCATTCATTACAGGCATATGGATATCAGAAAAAATCAGGTCGGGCATAAATTCAAGGGTGAGCATAAAAGCCGCCGCGCCGTTTTTTGCAGCAATGACGCCGAACCCCTCATTCATGAGAAAATCAATTAAACTATTCCTTATCAGCTTGTTGTCCTCAGCCACCAAAATCGTTTTACGGGTTTTCATCAGATATTCCAATTAATCCTGTGGTTTATCTATGATAACATCATTTTCAGGATAAAGGCAGAGATTTGGAATGAAAGGAATTTTAGTGGAATAAAAGGTCTATGGCTGTTCCGGGCGGTTGCGAATAATGCGGTTTACTGAAGCTGCACGCGCAAAGAGTCATGGTCTTTGCGCGTGCAGTGAATTGTGAGAGAATCGTGTTCCTACTTAAGCAGGCGGCCCCGGAGTTTAATTGAATACCTCCTGCTGATTTCAAATGGTTTATCGGTGCCTTTGAGGTAAACCAGATAACCCGAATTGAACCAGGTTTCCATTTTAATTAGGTAATCTATATTAATTATGGTAGAGCGGTGAATTCTTAGAAATTTGTTTTCCGGCAGCAGCTTTTCCCAGTTCGTCAATGTTTTCCTTAACAGGTATGATTTGCCGTCGGATGTCTTTAAGGTTGAATATTGCTTTTCAGCGCTGATGGCAATAATGCTTGAGATATTTACAAGGTGAGGCCTGTTATTGACCTGTACGAAGAGCTTATCGTCGATAGAATATTTTTTGTTGTCATTATCTTCCTTTGGAGAATCAATATCAGCTTTAATCGTTTCAATTCTTTTGAGCCTTGAGGCAATTGAATTAAGAAGGTCATCGGCATCAAACGGCTTAAAGATATAATCATCAGCCCCAAGGCTCATGCCTCTTCTTATATCTTCCTTTTCAACCTTGGCGGTAAGATAAATAAATGGTATCGTCCTTGTTGCAGGGTCTTTTGAAAGCCTGATAAACACGCCATAGCCATCCAGGCCGTGCATCATGATATCACATATAATAAGGTCTGGATGCACCTTTCCTGCAGTCAGCAATCCTTCCTCGCCGTCGCCGGATGAAAAGACTGTGTAGCCTTCCTCGT
The DNA window shown above is from Ignavibacteria bacterium and carries:
- a CDS encoding response regulator transcription factor, which produces MTKKILVIEDDKTVRQNITSLLHEEGYTVFSSGDGEEGLLTAGKVHPDLIICDIMMHGLDGYGVFIRLSKDPATRTIPFIYLTAKVEKEDIRRGMSLGADDYIFKPFDADDLLNSIASRLKRIETIKADIDSPKEDNDNKKYSIDDKLFVQVNNRPHLVNISSIIAISAEKQYSTLKTSDGKSYLLRKTLTNWEKLLPENKFLRIHRSTIINIDYLIKMETWFNSGYLVYLKGTDKPFEISRRYSIKLRGRLLK
- a CDS encoding response regulator; protein product: MKTRKTILVAEDNKLIRNSLIDFLMNEGFGVIAAKNGAAAFMLTLEFMPDLIFSDIHMPVMNGMELLEKLKTDPCTSFIPLIFLTADVDFRELKTGIPKGAAGCILKPFTFSEILRAISIHLPDNGS